The Helianthus annuus cultivar XRQ/B chromosome 15, HanXRQr2.0-SUNRISE, whole genome shotgun sequence genomic sequence TTTTAACCGAATAGACTAGTAAGTTTTAATCCAAGTGAAACAGGACCTTTTTATCCCTCGTTTAcgttgatccttttgtttaaaTTTTCAAATCCAATTACATTTTAATATATGTTATATAAACACTAAAATCACCAACATATGCTTATGCATACGTGTATGTGCATATATACCATACCCGCACACTTCAACAAAATCACTTGGATGACTAAAAATTAGTGAGTTAGGTAGTAGATCTCTTACGAGATTCTGACCGGCCTATGTGATGTGAGGTTGGTGATAGTAGGTATAAAAATGATCAGCAGCTAGAATCTTATGTGATGTCAGGTTGGTTAAAGTTTCTAGCCATTACAATGCCTTTTGCCCagtcatagttgttaaaagccatcgcttcttgcgcctaggcccatttttcaggcgagTCGAGGCAGTTGCGCTTTAAGTCGAGGAATTTGCGCTTAAATTCTCCAGGTAATGGTTCAGGCGCACATTccggcgagattcctagattTCGGAtagtttccggccaaattctctaGCCAGATTTCTACTTATAtctaaggaaaactacttttctacactaatacactaatatttttAGAACTTTTTTAAATAGATgatatatagttttatataatagcttttgtttattatttgaagaatagtttttttttttttctaatacataatatatttttaactttttttcatTATGCGCTTAATTTTTCTCAGTTActcgctttttttgcgctttgcgcctagtCCCCAGGCAAGGTTTATGCGCCTTGAGTGTGCttagcgcctttaataactatgggcCCAGTGGCACCAACCTTGATCAACTCTGCAACAAAATGAGCTGATGACATATTGGAAACAATGTAGTATCATAGATACAAATCATAAATTACCAAACTGCATGCTACAAATAATAATATAGGACTTCTAAGCCGTTCTTGAAGAAATTGTGTAATAATACTATACAGCTCAAACAACATCACTctgtgtgtcgaaaacaagtggAAACTCATCATGATGTTCAGATAGACCTACTTCTTCTGCCATACTCTTCAATGCTTCATAAACCTGGTACATGGACCATCTTGCTTCAGGCTGAGTAGTAATGCAGTTACCTGCAATTTTCACAACTCGAACGATTTTTTCATCATGACCCGTGCCGCGAATATTCTTATCTATGGCATTTTCGATTTGTCCCAAGCTTGAGAGCTGATTTACCCAATCCACTAAATTACCCTTATACCCTTCCTTCCCGGCTGTCACAACGTTAGGTTTCTGCCCAGTGGCCAGTTCCAAGAGCACTACCCCGAAGCTGTAAGTATCGCCTTTCAAAGAAGGAACCATGGTACTCGAGTGCTCAGGAGCTACATAAACAGACTCGTTTGGGTTGTAACTGGAAGAGTTCATGAGCCTAGCCAATCCGAAATCCACTATACGAGCATCGTAATCTTCATCAACGAATATAGCATTAGAGCTAATGTTTTGATGCGGTATCGCAGGCCGACAGCCATGGTGAAGCCAAGCAAGCCCTCTTGCTGCACCCAGACCGATTCTAAACCTAGCGGGCCAATCTAACGAGCTTGACTGTTTACTCAACAACGAAGACAAAGTTCCGTTGGACATGTACTTGTAAACTAAAAGCTTCTCGTCTACCACCACGCAGTACCCCAACAAAGGAGTCAGATTAGGATGTCTAATCTGACCCAACGCATTCATCTCAGCCTGAAACACCCTCTCGTGAAGACTACACGCGTTAAGCCTCTTAACCGCAAGAGCAGAACCATCCCTAAGAACAGCTTTAAACATCGTCCCTGTCTGTGTTGAAACAATGACACTCTCTTCACTGAAATTATTCGTAGCAATCATCAAATCCACTAGCCTAACCTTCACAAGCGGTTTCTGAAACAACGACACCTGAACAAGCTTATGAGACCTCAACCTATCGGTCCAGCTACTACTATCATCTCCTCCCACAATCCCACTCCTCTTCCTCTTCGACCTACTTACGCACCACCACCACACCCCGAACCCTATCAACACCGAAGCCGCAGCCCCAAACACACCTGCTGCGATAATAATCGTCAAATTCCTTTTACTCAAACCACCACAGCTGCCAACCGGCTTACCACAAAGTCCTTTGTTTCCATCAAAACTCGACGAATCATAATTCGACAGGCTTGATGGAATCGGACCGGATAGATCATTATTCTCAACCGAAAATCTTTTCAACCTAGTCAAGTTCGACAGCTGAACCGGTATATTACCGGATAATCGATTATTTGACAAATCAGCACTATTCAAAAACGCACAATCACCAAAACCTGACGGAATTTGACCGGTGAAACGGTTACCAGACAGATTTATATCAACTAAATAAGGCAACCACGTGCATAATTCACTAGGAATTTCACCCGTAATATTATTACCAGACAGATCTAGAGTTTGCAAATTCTTACAAAACCGTATATCCGAGGGAAACGTTCCGGCAAGCCCTAGGTCAGCCGGTTTTAACGAAATGACGCGATTCTCCTGATCGTTCCAGCATCCGACGTAATCGAACTGGCAGATGAAGCCGGCGGTGTTGTTGTTGAAGTTCCAGGAGGAGAGAGTGTGATCTGGATCGTGGAGGGAGCGGAGGAGGCCGCGGAGGCAGTTGACGTCGTCCTCGGCGGCGGCGGGGGGTGGCGGAGTGAGAAGGAGGAGGGTGAAGGTGAAGGTGAAGGTGATGAGTGTTGGGAGAGTGAAGGTGCATCTGGAAGGATGCGGTGAGGTAGGGTTTGTGTTCATCGGAAATTGGGGTGTTTGATtgatggtgtggtggtggtggaaagGAAGGATAAGGGGGGAAGAACATTGACTGTTGAAGGTGGACCGGAGAAAATGTGGTGTGAGTTGTGGTTTTGACCGGGAGAATAATCCCGCTCACTTTTCAACTAACGACTAACACTAACGAATCCTCCTcttatttaataaaaattaagACTATGAGGTATGAGGCGGGGTTAGGGCGTGGATTGGGTACAAACGTCCAAGTCACCacctcgggtgggcttgggtttcagCGTGGCCCCTTGGgtgggggtttcagcccgggcatTGGTCGGGCCTAGCGGTCTTCCggggccggctctcattggctgggttgacTATGCTATAGGTAGCTAGGATTTTTTGTAGGATTTTGTATTTTTTaggaaattttaataataattttaggtttttttttaattttgtgtgtatttttataataactgaaaaaaaaattataacacgtgg encodes the following:
- the LOC110917761 gene encoding inactive LRR receptor-like serine/threonine-protein kinase BIR2; protein product: MNTNPTSPHPSRCTFTLPTLITFTFTFTLLLLTPPPPAAAEDDVNCLRGLLRSLHDPDHTLSSWNFNNNTAGFICQFDYVGCWNDQENRVISLKPADLGLAGTFPSDIRFCKNLQTLDLSGNNITGEIPSELCTWLPYLVDINLSGNRFTGQIPSGFGDCAFLNSADLSNNRLSGNIPVQLSNLTRLKRFSVENNDLSGPIPSSLSNYDSSSFDGNKGLCGKPVGSCGGLSKRNLTIIIAAGVFGAAASVLIGFGVWWWCVSRSKRKRSGIVGGDDSSSWTDRLRSHKLVQVSLFQKPLVKVRLVDLMIATNNFSEESVIVSTQTGTMFKAVLRDGSALAVKRLNACSLHERVFQAEMNALGQIRHPNLTPLLGYCVVVDEKLLVYKYMSNGTLSSLLSKQSSSLDWPARFRIGLGAARGLAWLHHGCRPAIPHQNISSNAIFVDEDYDARIVDFGLARLMNSSSYNPNESVYVAPEHSSTMVPSLKGDTYSFGVVLLELATGQKPNVVTAGKEGYKGNLVDWVNQLSSLGQIENAIDKNIRGTGHDEKIVRVVKIAGNCITTQPEARWSMYQVYEALKSMAEEVGLSEHHDEFPLVFDTQSDVV